Part of the Candidatus Sulfotelmatobacter sp. genome is shown below.
CGCACCGCTCGTCGCAGTCCTCGACCCGGCCAAAGCCTCTGCTCCGCAGAGTGCCTTCCAGCTCGCCGGGAACGAACGACAGGATCCACGGCTCGCCGGCCGCGCGCACGCGCGCCGCCATCAGCTCGTAGAACAAGCGGCGGATCGGGCTCAAGAGGCGCGGCGCGACCGAGTAGTCGAACGTGACCGCGCTTCCGCCCGGACGCGCGGCGATGAACGAAAGGGTCTCGTCGAACGCCGCGCGCGTGAGGTACATGGTGACGCCGAGCCAGGCGAAGAACGCGGGTGCGTCCGCGTCGAAGCCGGCCGCGCTCAATTCCGCCGGCAGCTTCTGGCGCTCGAAGTCCACGGGCACGAAGCGGACGTTGGGCGGAGTCGCGATGCCGCCCTCCCTCAGCCGCCCGCGCTTCATACGCTGGGTGGCTGGATGATCCACCTCGAACGCTCGCAGGTCGCGATGCGCTGCGCCGAGACGGTGAGCCGAGGTGTCGAGGCCCGCGCCGAGCAGCACGTACTGCCGCACGCCGCGAGCGATCGCCGCGGCGAGATGTTCCTCGGAAAAGCGGCTGCGGGCGACGAGGAACGCGCGCAGGTAGCGGGAGAGCCAGCCGCGATCGAAGCTCCGGGGATTGGCCTCGAGCTGCCCCCGGCGTTCGGCACCGATGACGCGCAGCGCCAGCGGATCCTCGAACACCAGCGGCCGATCGAGCAATTGATGCGAGGCGCGGCGCAGCGCGACGCGTGCGGCGGTGAGGCTGGCGCGATCCTGCTTCACTCCGCGACGATCTGCGCCAGCTGTGGCGCCACCACGCCCTGCTGCTGCGCCGCTTTCGCCACCTTGAGCGGGATCAGCTTCACGAACGCTTCGTCGTAGCGCCACCGCTTCCACTCGCCTTCGAGACGCAGGGTGAAATGCTCGCCCTCGAGGCGAATCGGCAGTCCGCGGCGGCGCGCCTCACGCGAGAGCAGGGGTGTCAGCTCGCGTGACCATTCGTCGAGCGTGATCTGCGACACGACGTTGCCCGAGTACTGCGCGGGATCGAGCTTCACCAGCGGATCGAACACGAACACGCGACCGGCGGCGGCGCCCGACATGAAGAACTTTCCACCGTAGGGCTTGGCGCGCAGCGCGAGCTCCCCGCGCGCGTCCGGCTTCCTCAGCCCCATCACCACGTGCAGCGAGTTGTCGCCGCCCGACATCAGGTACTCGAACGCGTATTCGTTGGGTGAGCCCCAGTGAATGGACTTGAAGCCCTGGGCCGGCGTCCGGCCGTCGGCGAGGAACACCTTGTTCTGGCCGGCGGCGGCGAAGCGAGAGCCCGAGTCCCACACGCTGAAACTCGCGCCGTGCGCGGCGTAGGCGCCGGTGTTGAGGATGTCCTGCAGCACGAACAGTTCGCCCGAATCGGCCTTCATTCCAAGATGGCTCTGACCTTGTCCATAGACCCAGATGCTCGCCCCCTCGAGCAGCGCCCCGATGAAGTCGCCGAACTCACGCCCGTACAGCTCGATCGTCACTCCGCGGGCCGCGACGCCACGCGCGTCGCCGAGATTGGT
Proteins encoded:
- a CDS encoding class I SAM-dependent methyltransferase, which gives rise to MKQDRASLTAARVALRRASHQLLDRPLVFEDPLALRVIGAERRGQLEANPRSFDRGWLSRYLRAFLVARSRFSEEHLAAAIARGVRQYVLLGAGLDTSAHRLGAAHRDLRAFEVDHPATQRMKRGRLREGGIATPPNVRFVPVDFERQKLPAELSAAGFDADAPAFFAWLGVTMYLTRAAFDETLSFIAARPGGSAVTFDYSVAPRLLSPIRRLFYELMAARVRAAGEPWILSFVPGELEGTLRSRGFGRVEDCDERCVNQRYFRGRSDGLRVSGTARIVYAEVGAAVAPPNSNS